In the genome of Streptomyces aquilus, the window CGACGAGGTCGGGGTGGTCGTCCTCGACGCCGGTGTCGAGGACGGCGACGGTGACGCCCTTGCCCTTGGTGGTCTGCCAGGCCTCCCGGGTGTGCATCGCCTCGAGGGCCCACTGCTTGGCGCGTATGCCGTCGGCGTGCGCGGCGGTGGACGGGACGAGGGCGAGGGAGGCGGCGAGGAGGGCGCTGACGATGCCGGCCCGGCGGGTGTGGGAGGCGGCGCTCATGAGGTCGTTCCCGTCCCCTCCGTGGCCGGGGTGTCGACGGTTCTGCGCAGGCCGCGTTCGACGCGGTCGGCGAGGCCCTGTGCCTCGTGGCCGAGGCCGGCCTGGGCGACGGGGGTGGTGGCGCCGGACTGCATGGCCGCCGTGGCGGACTGCGGCTCGTCGACGGTACGGCCGTCGGCCCAGCCGGAGACGGCGTAGACGACGACCGGGGCGTCGGTGAGGACGGAGACGGCCCAGGAGGCGCGCTGCTTGGCGCCGAACCGTGCGGCGGCCGTGTCCTCGGCGGGGTACGGCCGGGGCATCAGATCGGCCCGGTCACCGAGGCGCTCCTTGGTGAAGCGGGTGTCGAGGGCGGTCATGCCGGCCGCGTCGGCCTTGGTGAAGAGCAGGCCGACGGTGGTGACGTAGCTCTGGGTGGCGTCGGTGTAGGTGGCGCGCAGGAGACGGCGGCAGCCGACGGGGGCGAGGGCCTTCTCCAGCAGCGGGTCGAAGGCGTCCTTGCAGCCGCTGTCCGGGGCGACGGCGATCCGCGTCCAGGTGCGGTCGGCGCCGCCGGGGCCGGCGCCCTGGCCCTGCACGGTGGGCGGGAAGAGCTGGTCCACGGGGACGCTGTGCCACAGCCCCTCGGCGGCGGTGAAGGAGTCCTTGTCCCCCGCCGCGGACGAGTCCCCGACCAGCCAACTGCCGGTCACCGCCCCACCGATGAGCCCGAGACCGAGCACGAGACAGACGGCCACGGCAACGGTACGAGCCCCGACCCGCACCGCCAACGGCCGCGGCCGGCCACCCTCGCCGTACCCCTCAGGCTCCCCGAACGACACGACCGGCCGCCCGGCCCCGGGGGTGCCACCGGGGGCGGGGGCGTTCCAGGAGAGGGCGGGGTCGGGGTGGAGGGGGCTCACCGTGGAGCCGGGGGCGGAGCGGCCTGCCGCCGTGGAGGCGGAGGCGGAGGTAGATGGCCTGGGTCGGGCCGGGCCGCACTGGGCGTCCTTGCGTTCGGACTCGCGGTCCGTGGGGACCGGACGCAGCCGGAACGTCGTCTCCGAGGCGGACTCGGGGGCTGCGCCGTCGCGTCGCGGTGACGTCGGGGGCCGCTGCGCCGGGCGCGGCGGTACGGCGGTGCCGGCACCGTCGGAGCCCGCGCCCTGGGTCGGCGGGGTGTCGGGGAAACGGGCCGAAGAGCGAGGCGGGGGCGGGGTCGTACGGGAGGTCGAGGCACCGTCGGCGGAGCGCGCACGCAGGCTCGGGAAGCGGGGCGGGGCATCCGGGGTGGCATCGCCCGAGGACCCGCGCGAACCCGACCGACCGTCTCCGGCACCACCGCCGACTTCCGAGGACAGCTGAGAGCGCCCGGCGTCCTCACCTCGGGACCGCTCCGAGCGGTCGCCCTCGTGGGCCGCACGCCGCTGCCGGGTCCCGGTGTCCTCGGTCGCAGGCCGTTCCGGGCGGTCCGCCTGGCGTGGTGGCTTCGGGGGTGCGGTGGGGCGGGGTGGGACGGCGTCGTCGGGCCGGGAGGTGGGGGGCGTCGGGGGCTCCGTGGGGCGGGGTGGGGCTGTGGGGCGTGGGGGGATGGAGGCGTGCTGCGCTTCCGTGCTCATGCGCCCCCCGTTTCCTCGTGCCCGGGCCTGTCGTCGTACGCGGGCGTGGGTGCCCGGACGCGTGCGGAGTCCTGGGCGTTCTCCGTCCCCGGGCACGCATACCCGCGCGGATGACCCGGCATCCCGGCGCACCCGTCCTACGTGCGCGTCACTCTACGGCTTGTCCCTGGGCGAACGGGAACCAGTCCACGAGCCCGGGGCATCTGCCCGGATCGTCCCCCTACCCTGCGGTAATCCTGTCTGGCAGGCTTCGTTCATGACTGCGCGCGCCGCCGACCGGGCCCGTTACGACCGGGCCACCGCCCACCTCGACGCCCCTCTCGCGATCGTGGATCTCGACGCTTTCGACGCCAACGCGGACGATCTCGTCCGCCGTGCGGGCGGGAAGCCGATCCGGGTCGCCAGCAAGTCCGTGCGGTGCCGGGCGCTGCTCGAACGCGTGCTCGCCAAGGACGGCTTCGCGGGGATCATGTCCTTCACCCTGGCCGAGTCGCTGTGGCTGGCCCGCTCCGGGTTCGACGACGTGCTGCTCGCCTATCCGTCCGTGGACAGCGCGGGTTACGCCGAGCTGACCTCCGATCCCAAGCTCGCCGCCGCCGTGGCCGTGATGGTCGACGACGTCGCCCAGCTCGATCTCATCGACCGCTCCCGGGACGGCGGACGTGAAGTCGTCCGGGTCTGCCTGGAACTGGACACGGCCCTGAAGCTCCTGGGTGGGCGGGTGCGCGTCGGCGCGCTCCGCTCCCCGCTGCACTCCCCCGGCCAAGTCGCCGAGCTGGCACGGGCGGTGGCCCGGCGGCCCGGGTTCAAGGTCGTCGGGATCATGGCGTACGAGGGCCATATCGCCGGGGTGGGCGACTCCGTCGCCGGGCGGCCGTTCCGTTCGCGTGCCGTGCGGCTGATGCAGGCCACCGCGCGCCGTGAACTCGCCGAGCGGCGGGCCGCGGTGGTGCGCGCGGTGCGGGCCGTCGTGCCGGACCTGGAGTTCGTCAACGGCGGCGGTACGGGCAGTGTGCAGACCACGGCGGCCGAGGACGCGGTCACCGAGATCGGTGCCGGGTCCGGGCTGTACGTACCGCGGCTCTTCGACAACTACACGTCCTTCAGCGGCCGTCCGGCGGCGCTGTTCGCCCAGCCCGTCGTACGGCGGCCGGGGGTCGGGGTCGTCACGGTCCTGGGCGGCGGCTATCCCGCCTCCGGTGCGCCGGGACGCGACCGGCTGCCCGTGCCCTGTCTCCCCGAGGGGCTGAAGTACGACCCCCAGGAGGGTCCCGGCGAGGTGCAGACGCCGCTGCTGGGCGCTCCCGCCGACGACCTGCTCATCGGCGACAAGGTGTGGTTCCGGCACGCCAAGGCCGGTGAGCTGTGCGAGCGGTTCGACACGCTGCATCTCGTCGAGGGGGACGCGGTGACGGCGACCGTCCCGACGTACCGCGGGGAAGGCCGCACGTTCCTGTAGGTCAGTCGGTGGGGCCGATGCTGCTGCCCACGCCGCCGCCCCCGGTGCCGGCCAGGGACCGGATGCCCTTGGTGATCCGGTCCATGTCGGCGAGCGGCGGCCCGTCCTCGCCCGCGTCGAAGACGTAGCGCACGACGACCGGAGACTCGGTGCCGACGCTGGACTGGAAGGCGAGGGACTGCACGTAACCGCCGGGCCCGTCGGCGGTCTTGACGCGCCAGCGCACGTAGTACCCCGCACGGCCCGCCACCGCGACCGGCCCCGCCTTCACCAGCTCGTGGGACTCGATGCCGCCGAAGGGCCGCTTGCCGACGAGGTCGCGGTCATAGGCGGCGTCGGCGGCCTCGGAGATGTCCGCCTCGGCGAGGGCCCTGGGGGACGTCTCGTCGTTGTCGGTGACCGTGCGGGACAGGACGAGGCCGTGCCGGCACACGCCGGGGTCGCCGGGGCAGTCGTAGGTGCCGTCGGTGGTCATGAGGACGTCGTCGTCGACCACGTACTCGGGCCGCACCCAGCCGTCGAGGAGCGGCACGGTGATGCCGTTGAGCTGGTCCTCGACGACGGCCGGGTCGTCGGCGGAGGGTTCGCTCACCGACTCCGAGGGCGTCTCGGTGGTGGGTGCGTAGGTGGGGGTGACGGACTCGGTGACGGCCGCGTCGGCGCCGGTGCCGCCCTGGTCGTCCCGCAGGACGAACGCGCCCGTCACGATCGCCGCGACCAGCACCACCCCAGCCGTCGTGAGAGCGATCGCCTTGGCCCGGCCCGAGACGTCCTCGGCGGGAACCGGCGCCGGCGGGCCCGGGAGTGCGGGCTCACGCCGGTGCTCGGTCCAGGCGGTGCCGTCCCACCAGCGCTCCAGGTGCGGGGCGTGGGGGTCGCGGTACCAGCCGGGCGGGGGCGTCATGCTCATCCCGGCACTGTAAGGCGAGGCCTACAGCGGCGTGACGTACGCCCCCGAGATTCCGCCGTCGACCAGGAAGTCGCTGGCGTTGACGAAGGAGGAGTCGTCGCTGGCCAGGAAGGCGACGGCGGCGGCGATCTCCTCGGCCTCGGCGAACCGGCCGACGGGGATGTGGACGAGGCGGCGGGCGGCCCGCTCGGGGTCCTTGGCGAACAGCTCCTGGAGCAGGGGGGTGTTGACCGGACCCGGGCAGAGCGCGTTCACGCGGATGCCCTCGCGCGCGAACTGCACGCCCAGTTCACGGGACATGGCGAGGACGCCGCCCTTCGACGCCGTGTACGAGATCTGACTCGTCGCCGCGCCCATCCGCGCCACGAACGACGCCGTGTTGATGATGGAGCCCTTGCCCTGCCGCCGCATGTAGG includes:
- a CDS encoding amino acid deaminase/aldolase gives rise to the protein MTARAADRARYDRATAHLDAPLAIVDLDAFDANADDLVRRAGGKPIRVASKSVRCRALLERVLAKDGFAGIMSFTLAESLWLARSGFDDVLLAYPSVDSAGYAELTSDPKLAAAVAVMVDDVAQLDLIDRSRDGGREVVRVCLELDTALKLLGGRVRVGALRSPLHSPGQVAELARAVARRPGFKVVGIMAYEGHIAGVGDSVAGRPFRSRAVRLMQATARRELAERRAAVVRAVRAVVPDLEFVNGGGTGSVQTTAAEDAVTEIGAGSGLYVPRLFDNYTSFSGRPAALFAQPVVRRPGVGVVTVLGGGYPASGAPGRDRLPVPCLPEGLKYDPQEGPGEVQTPLLGAPADDLLIGDKVWFRHAKAGELCERFDTLHLVEGDAVTATVPTYRGEGRTFL
- a CDS encoding DUF2510 domain-containing protein; the encoded protein is MTPPPGWYRDPHAPHLERWWDGTAWTEHRREPALPGPPAPVPAEDVSGRAKAIALTTAGVVLVAAIVTGAFVLRDDQGGTGADAAVTESVTPTYAPTTETPSESVSEPSADDPAVVEDQLNGITVPLLDGWVRPEYVVDDDVLMTTDGTYDCPGDPGVCRHGLVLSRTVTDNDETSPRALAEADISEAADAAYDRDLVGKRPFGGIESHELVKAGPVAVAGRAGYYVRWRVKTADGPGGYVQSLAFQSSVGTESPVVVRYVFDAGEDGPPLADMDRITKGIRSLAGTGGGGVGSSIGPTD
- a CDS encoding 3-oxoacyl-ACP reductase — its product is MTEQIVCRRLVGRTAVITGAGSGIGLATARRLASEGAHVVCADVDEARGKAAADEVGGLFVKVDVTDAEQVEALFKTAYDTYGSVDIAFNNAGISPPDDDSILETGLEAWKRVQEVNLTSVYLCCKAAIPYMRRQGKGSIINTASFVARMGAATSQISYTASKGGVLAMSRELGVQFAREGIRVNALCPGPVNTPLLQELFAKDPERAARRLVHIPVGRFAEAEEIAAAVAFLASDDSSFVNASDFLVDGGISGAYVTPL